One Roseomonas sp. OT10 DNA window includes the following coding sequences:
- a CDS encoding metal ABC transporter permease, with the protein MYDLLLGPFVEFGFLRRALVGCLALSLAAPPLGVFLMLRRMSLSADVLAHGILPGIAAGFWIAGLSVTAMSLGGLVAGLAVSLGAGALSRATGGREDATLTALYLVALALGVAMVSARGGAVDLTHLLFGSVLGVDDGALFMMAGVSVVTLFALAFAWRPLALESFDPQFAAAEGAHGGAWHLLFLALVVLNVLAAFQALGTLMAVGLMMLPAVASRHWAAELGGMVRASVGLALLSAVAGLLLSFHADVPTGPAIVLVAGGLWAVSTVAGPVDGLLGRWVRRRHLAG; encoded by the coding sequence GTGTACGACCTGCTCCTCGGCCCCTTCGTCGAGTTCGGCTTCCTCCGCCGCGCCCTGGTCGGCTGCCTGGCCCTGTCGCTGGCGGCCCCGCCGCTGGGCGTCTTCCTGATGCTGCGGCGGATGAGCCTGTCCGCCGACGTGCTGGCCCACGGCATCCTGCCCGGCATCGCCGCCGGCTTCTGGATCGCCGGCCTGTCCGTCACCGCCATGTCGCTCGGCGGGCTGGTCGCGGGGCTGGCGGTCAGCCTCGGCGCCGGGGCGCTGTCCCGCGCGACGGGGGGGCGGGAGGATGCGACGCTGACCGCGCTCTACCTCGTCGCCCTCGCGCTCGGCGTCGCGATGGTGTCGGCGCGCGGGGGGGCGGTGGATCTGACCCACCTGCTGTTCGGCTCCGTGCTGGGGGTGGATGACGGGGCGTTGTTCATGATGGCCGGCGTGTCCGTGGTCACCCTGTTCGCCCTGGCCTTCGCGTGGCGGCCGCTGGCGCTGGAGAGCTTCGACCCCCAGTTCGCCGCGGCCGAGGGCGCGCATGGCGGGGCCTGGCACCTGCTGTTCCTGGCGCTGGTGGTGCTGAACGTGCTGGCCGCCTTCCAGGCGCTGGGGACGCTGATGGCGGTGGGGCTGATGATGCTGCCCGCCGTCGCGTCGCGGCACTGGGCGGCGGAGCTGGGGGGGATGGTTCGGGCCTCGGTCGGGCTGGCGCTGCTCTCGGCGGTGGCGGGGCTGTTGCTGTCCTTCCATGCGGATGTGCCGACCGGGCCGGCCATCGTGCTGGTGGCGGGCGGGCTGTGGGCGGTGTCCACCGTCGCCGGGCCGGTGGACGGGTTGCTGGGGCGCTGGGTGCGGCGGCGGCATCTGGCGGGGTGA
- a CDS encoding type II toxin-antitoxin system VapB family antitoxin translates to MRTNIEIDPALMQEAMAATGLPTMKATVEEALRRVVRMARQKQAGAALAGLGWEGDLAASREGRQP, encoded by the coding sequence ATGCGGACCAACATCGAGATTGACCCTGCCCTGATGCAGGAGGCCATGGCGGCCACCGGCCTGCCGACCATGAAGGCCACGGTGGAGGAGGCTCTGCGCCGCGTGGTGCGGATGGCGCGGCAGAAGCAGGCCGGCGCGGCGCTGGCAGGGCTGGGTTGGGAGGGCGACCTCGCCGCGAGCCGGGAGGGGCGCCAGCCTTGA
- a CDS encoding NAD-dependent epimerase/dehydratase family protein: protein MDWRGKRVLVTGGAGFLGSNLCHALTGRGADVIAVDAMLPEMGANPHNLEGSGARLVVADLRTADVTPLCEGVDVLFNFAAQTSHAGSMLDPLGDLSINAQIQLRLIGAMRNGAPNAVVVHASTRQFYGRPQYLPVDEAHPIVPPDFNGVSKWAGEQYWLLENRIQGRRVTALRLTNCYGPRLRIKDHRQTFLGIWIRRVLEGAPFEVWGGEQLRDLAHSDDVVEAFITAAVNMMRDGGAEVTAPGPLGPPRRALPGDLLEREAPAAARPVVGCEGRAFNIGGCPPISLRDLADALVDAAGQGSYETRSFPADRAAIDIGSFHADDSAFRTATGWAPRVTLAEGLRRTVDWFRPRLADYL, encoded by the coding sequence ATGGACTGGCGTGGCAAGCGTGTTCTGGTCACCGGCGGGGCCGGTTTCCTGGGCTCCAACCTCTGCCACGCCCTGACCGGGCGCGGCGCGGACGTCATCGCCGTCGACGCCATGCTGCCGGAGATGGGCGCGAACCCGCACAACCTGGAAGGCTCCGGCGCCCGCCTCGTGGTGGCCGACCTGCGCACGGCGGACGTGACCCCGCTCTGCGAGGGCGTGGACGTGCTGTTCAACTTCGCCGCCCAGACCTCCCACGCCGGCTCCATGCTGGACCCGCTGGGCGACCTCTCCATCAACGCGCAGATCCAGCTCCGCCTGATCGGCGCCATGCGCAACGGCGCGCCCAACGCCGTGGTGGTCCACGCCTCCACCCGCCAGTTCTACGGCCGCCCGCAATACCTGCCGGTGGACGAGGCGCACCCGATCGTCCCGCCCGATTTCAACGGCGTGTCGAAATGGGCGGGCGAGCAGTACTGGCTGCTGGAGAACCGCATCCAGGGCCGCCGCGTCACCGCGCTCCGCCTGACCAACTGCTACGGCCCGCGCCTGCGCATCAAGGACCACCGCCAGACCTTCCTGGGCATCTGGATCCGCCGCGTGCTGGAAGGCGCGCCCTTCGAGGTCTGGGGCGGCGAGCAGCTCCGCGACCTGGCGCACAGCGACGACGTGGTGGAGGCCTTCATCACCGCCGCCGTCAACATGATGCGCGACGGCGGCGCGGAGGTGACGGCCCCCGGCCCGCTCGGCCCGCCGCGCCGCGCCCTGCCCGGCGATCTGCTGGAGCGCGAGGCGCCCGCCGCCGCGCGGCCGGTGGTCGGCTGCGAGGGCCGCGCCTTCAACATCGGCGGCTGCCCGCCGATCTCGCTGCGCGACCTGGCCGATGCCCTGGTGGACGCGGCAGGGCAGGGGAGCTACGAAACCCGTTCCTTCCCGGCCGACCGGGCGGCGATCGACATCGGCTCCTTCCACGCCGACGACAGCGCCTTCCGCACCGCCACGGGCTGGGCCCCGCGCGTGACGCTGGCCGAGGGCCTGCGCCGCACCGTGGACTGGTTCCGCCCCCGGCTGGCCGACTACCTCTGA
- a CDS encoding GNAT family N-acetyltransferase yields the protein MIGPVLRWAGGPVVRETPRLLLRPFAEADAPALAALRADPETLRFLPGGEAAAATAGPDAARLVGLWSAGWASGPGYAPWAVVLKETGALIGQCGLRWLPWGGGVTEVLWMLGRDHWRRGYATEAARAALAWGFGPLGLARIEAFVAPGNDASLGVVRRLGMVPQGAIEVFGMAALHFALDQPEGG from the coding sequence ATGATCGGGCCGGTCCTCCGCTGGGCCGGCGGGCCGGTGGTGCGGGAGACGCCCCGCCTGCTCCTGCGCCCCTTCGCCGAGGCCGATGCGCCGGCCCTGGCCGCGCTGCGCGCCGATCCGGAGACCCTGCGCTTCCTGCCGGGCGGCGAGGCGGCCGCCGCCACCGCCGGGCCGGATGCCGCGCGTCTGGTCGGGCTGTGGTCCGCCGGCTGGGCGAGCGGGCCGGGCTATGCCCCTTGGGCCGTGGTGCTGAAGGAGACGGGGGCGCTGATCGGCCAGTGCGGGCTGCGCTGGCTGCCCTGGGGCGGTGGGGTGACCGAGGTGCTGTGGATGCTGGGGCGCGACCACTGGCGCCGGGGCTACGCCACCGAGGCCGCGCGCGCCGCCCTCGCCTGGGGCTTCGGCCCGCTGGGGCTGGCGCGGATCGAGGCTTTCGTGGCGCCGGGGAACGATGCCTCGCTGGGCGTCGTCCGTCGGCTGGGGATGGTGCCGCAGGGGGCCATCGAGGTCTTCGGGATGGCCGCCCTGCACTTCGCCCTGGACCAGCCCGAAGGGGGATAG
- a CDS encoding IS5 family transposase: MWTDTTRAQYARAELALPSDLTDAEWALLEPFFPPASHVGRPRKWPLRRIVEAILYLLRGGLPWRMLPPCFPPVSTVRRWFYLWRDNRLWLSLNHALLLIAREGTGREASPSAGVIDSQSVKTTESGGPRGYDAGKKTKGRKRHILTDTDGNLVHAVVHTADIQDRDGAPLVLAEIIKRFPWLRHVFADGGYAGDKLRDALRRIGKWTVEIVKRSDAARGFVVLPRRWVVERTLAWLNRNRRLAKDFEQTIASATAWLFIASIQLFARRIARP, from the coding sequence ATGTGGACCGATACCACTCGGGCGCAGTATGCCCGTGCGGAACTGGCTTTGCCAAGCGATTTGACCGATGCCGAATGGGCACTGCTGGAGCCGTTCTTTCCGCCAGCATCGCATGTGGGCCGCCCGCGCAAGTGGCCACTCAGGCGGATTGTCGAGGCGATCCTGTATCTGCTGCGTGGCGGCCTGCCGTGGCGGATGCTGCCGCCCTGCTTTCCGCCGGTCTCGACGGTGCGGCGCTGGTTCTACCTGTGGCGGGACAATAGGCTGTGGTTGTCATTGAACCATGCTCTGTTGCTGATCGCCCGTGAGGGGACGGGTCGCGAAGCCTCGCCCAGCGCCGGGGTAATCGACAGCCAAAGCGTCAAAACCACGGAAAGCGGCGGACCTCGGGGCTATGATGCGGGCAAGAAGACCAAGGGCCGCAAGCGCCACATCCTGACCGACACCGACGGCAATCTCGTCCATGCGGTAGTCCACACCGCCGACATCCAGGACCGTGACGGTGCGCCGCTGGTGCTGGCCGAGATCATCAAGCGCTTCCCGTGGCTGCGCCATGTCTTCGCCGATGGTGGATATGCTGGCGACAAGCTCAGGGACGCCCTCCGGCGGATCGGCAAATGGACCGTCGAGATCGTCAAACGGTCAGATGCCGCAAGAGGGTTTGTCGTCCTCCCGCGCCGTTGGGTTGTCGAACGCACACTGGCTTGGCTCAATCGGAACCGCCGCCTCGCCAAGGACTTCGAGCAGACCATCGCATCGGCTACCGCATGGCTCTTCATCGCCTCGATCCAGCTCTTCGCACGCCGCATCGCAAGGCCATGA
- a CDS encoding DegT/DnrJ/EryC1/StrS family aminotransferase has product MNAPDLVVPQADPGAGYRAEKAAIDAAVARALDSGWYILGQEGKRFELEFANWLGEGQHAIGCANGTDALALTLRGLGIGPGCTVATVSHTAVATVAAIEMAGATPLLLDIDPDTYTMDAEELAAVLEMPPPGLPPIRAAIAVHLYGQACDLEPMLADCAAAGVALIEDCAQAHGAMLGGRKLGTLGQAAAFSLYPTKNLGALGDGGVIATTDEQLAERIGAIRQYGWRSRYVSDVVGVNSRLDEIQAAILRARLPRLDANNARRRAIAAAYDSALEGTPFAPPVRREDTTHVFHQYVLRCPARDSVQARLRAQGIGTGVHYPVPVHQQPAYRERVALGPAGCAETEQAAREVLSLPMFPELTDAQVERVCAALRSLG; this is encoded by the coding sequence ATGAACGCCCCCGACCTCGTCGTGCCCCAGGCCGATCCCGGCGCCGGCTACCGCGCCGAGAAGGCCGCCATCGACGCCGCCGTCGCCCGCGCGCTGGACTCCGGCTGGTACATCCTCGGCCAGGAGGGCAAGCGCTTCGAGCTGGAGTTTGCGAACTGGCTCGGCGAGGGTCAGCACGCCATCGGCTGCGCCAACGGCACGGATGCGCTGGCGCTGACCCTGCGCGGCCTGGGCATCGGTCCCGGCTGCACCGTCGCCACCGTCTCCCACACCGCCGTCGCGACGGTGGCGGCGATCGAGATGGCGGGGGCCACGCCGCTGCTGCTCGACATCGACCCCGACACCTACACCATGGATGCGGAGGAGCTGGCGGCGGTGCTGGAGATGCCGCCGCCCGGCCTGCCGCCGATCCGCGCCGCCATCGCCGTCCACCTCTACGGCCAGGCCTGCGACCTGGAGCCGATGCTGGCCGATTGCGCCGCCGCCGGCGTGGCGCTGATCGAGGACTGCGCCCAGGCGCATGGCGCGATGCTGGGCGGGCGGAAGCTGGGCACGCTGGGCCAGGCCGCGGCCTTCAGCCTCTACCCCACCAAGAACCTCGGCGCGCTGGGCGATGGCGGGGTGATCGCCACCACGGACGAACAGCTTGCCGAGCGGATCGGCGCCATCCGGCAGTATGGCTGGCGCTCCCGTTACGTCTCGGACGTGGTCGGCGTGAACTCCCGCCTGGACGAGATCCAGGCCGCGATCCTGCGCGCCCGCCTGCCGCGGCTGGACGCCAACAACGCCCGCCGCCGCGCCATCGCCGCCGCCTATGATTCCGCGCTGGAGGGCACGCCCTTCGCCCCGCCGGTGCGGCGGGAGGACACGACCCATGTCTTCCACCAGTACGTCCTGCGCTGCCCGGCCCGCGATTCGGTGCAGGCCCGGCTGCGGGCGCAGGGGATCGGCACGGGCGTCCACTACCCCGTGCCCGTCCACCAGCAGCCTGCCTACCGCGAGCGCGTGGCCCTGGGCCCCGCCGGCTGTGCCGAGACGGAGCAGGCGGCGCGCGAGGTGCTGAGCCTGCCGATGTTCCCGGAACTGACGGACGCCCAGGTGGAGCGGGTCTGCGCCGCGTTGCGCAGCCTGGGATAG
- a CDS encoding RidA family protein codes for MTIRRLAEEERLSGATIGGGLIFLAGQVADDATLDAEGQTEDILRQIDALLAEAGVDKRALLSVTVVLADIRDAAGMNRAWDRWLDQGSKPARMTIQGALVNPAWKVEITGVALG; via the coding sequence ATGACCATCCGACGACTCGCCGAGGAAGAGCGGCTGTCCGGCGCCACCATCGGCGGGGGGCTGATCTTCCTCGCCGGGCAGGTGGCGGATGACGCGACGCTGGATGCCGAGGGGCAGACCGAGGATATCCTGCGGCAGATCGATGCGCTGCTGGCCGAGGCCGGGGTGGATAAGCGCGCGCTGCTGTCGGTGACGGTGGTGCTGGCGGATATCCGGGATGCGGCAGGGATGAACCGGGCGTGGGATCGGTGGTTGGATCAGGGGTCGAAGCCTGCGCGGATGACGATTCAGGGGGCGTTGGTGAACCCGGCTTGGAAGGTGGAGATTACGGGGGTAGCGTTGGGGTAA
- the vapC gene encoding type II toxin-antitoxin system VapC family toxin, whose amino-acid sequence MVDSSVWIDHLRDRAELPHVRWLRAAFGEEAILVGDLILLEVLQGAPDEPRARKIERLLREFSIEAMLNEATAVEAALNYRTLRSKGVTVRKTIDLIIATFCIERDYALLHDDRDFEPMERHLGLRVLAV is encoded by the coding sequence GTGGTGGATAGCTCGGTCTGGATCGACCACCTCCGCGACCGGGCGGAGCTGCCGCATGTGCGCTGGCTCCGCGCGGCTTTTGGCGAGGAGGCCATTTTGGTGGGGGATTTGATCCTGTTGGAGGTGCTTCAGGGCGCGCCGGATGAGCCACGGGCGCGGAAGATCGAGCGGTTGCTGCGGGAGTTCTCTATCGAGGCGATGCTAAACGAGGCGACAGCTGTAGAGGCGGCACTAAACTATCGGACGTTGCGCAGCAAGGGCGTCACAGTGCGGAAGACGATCGACCTGATCATCGCTACCTTCTGCATCGAGCGGGATTACGCGTTGCTACACGATGATCGGGATTTCGAGCCGATGGAGCGGCATCTGGGGCTGCGGGTCTTGGCAGTTTGA
- a CDS encoding Fic family protein: MLQFNSSPYSLSVESTHQVVARLRAIEERVALLRQQGTLTKQTLLDYYGLKRFEQIAESNAIEGSTLSVGETEAAVLKGITITGHDPGYVRDAIALDKALTRVVDIAKNRTTPTDIDQLKEIHNLLLGDRPGAGAFRSERVIISGSNHTPPKTWHEIILHMEHWQKWSLENKDAPAPFRSALLHAWLTHIHPFIDGNGRVSRAIGNLELIRAGYPPIIFKKSERDRYIECLSEADDAGDIRSFMDLVFDRTEGALTGLELSARKQQGYSPAIERLRNQQKQQLTIWSTGVKLLASVIEHQLTRALEATGGRVITKIFDGLIDLEDYTDICAGRAISGGWAFILNIQVPGMPKLEKLVFMQPRSQSMYHRLGQESGPSLYWSRVNPAGYPKWMRDGNHSPYAIEVTSRSGSGDNWVALLADGKFVELTTTDLASKFSDALLHQVGH, translated from the coding sequence ATGCTCCAGTTCAACTCAAGTCCATACTCGCTTAGTGTTGAATCCACTCACCAAGTTGTCGCGCGTCTGCGCGCTATTGAGGAGCGTGTTGCCCTGCTTCGACAGCAGGGAACCCTCACCAAGCAAACTCTACTCGACTACTATGGGCTGAAAAGATTTGAGCAGATTGCGGAGTCTAATGCTATTGAAGGAAGCACGCTTTCTGTCGGAGAAACCGAAGCAGCTGTACTAAAGGGCATAACAATTACCGGCCATGATCCGGGATATGTCCGCGATGCAATAGCTCTCGATAAGGCACTGACCCGAGTGGTTGATATTGCAAAAAATCGAACTACTCCAACAGACATCGATCAACTGAAGGAAATCCACAATTTGCTACTCGGCGACCGACCGGGAGCAGGCGCTTTTAGATCAGAGCGAGTAATTATCAGCGGATCAAATCACACCCCACCAAAAACATGGCACGAAATTATATTACATATGGAGCACTGGCAGAAGTGGTCATTAGAAAACAAAGATGCACCGGCGCCGTTTAGATCTGCGTTATTACATGCGTGGTTGACTCATATACATCCGTTTATCGACGGAAACGGACGAGTCTCAAGAGCAATAGGAAACCTTGAATTAATTCGCGCGGGCTATCCGCCAATTATATTCAAAAAATCGGAGAGGGATCGTTACATTGAATGTCTTTCCGAAGCGGACGATGCGGGCGATATCCGATCATTTATGGACTTGGTATTTGACCGCACTGAGGGAGCTCTGACCGGACTTGAACTTTCCGCCAGGAAGCAGCAGGGCTACAGCCCTGCAATAGAGCGGCTTCGCAATCAACAAAAGCAGCAACTTACTATCTGGTCTACGGGTGTGAAGCTACTTGCTTCAGTGATCGAACATCAATTGACGCGCGCACTGGAGGCTACTGGCGGAAGGGTTATTACGAAGATTTTTGATGGCCTCATCGATCTGGAAGATTACACTGATATTTGCGCGGGTAGAGCAATATCTGGCGGCTGGGCGTTCATATTAAACATTCAGGTTCCTGGAATGCCCAAACTTGAGAAACTAGTCTTTATGCAACCGAGAAGCCAGTCAATGTACCACAGGCTAGGCCAAGAAAGCGGACCTTCGCTTTATTGGTCACGCGTCAATCCTGCGGGTTACCCAAAATGGATGAGGGACGGAAATCATTCTCCGTATGCCATTGAGGTCACATCCAGGTCCGGGAGTGGTGACAACTGGGTCGCGCTTCTGGCTGACGGAAAATTCGTTGAGCTGACCACAACCGACTTGGCGAGCAAGTTCTCCGACGCGCTGTTGCATCAGGTCGGACATTGA
- a CDS encoding efflux RND transporter periplasmic adaptor subunit — protein MHAIFSLRFRRLLPAVLAALLAAPLRANAQAPTPAQAPAVVVLPVALEAVAPGTEFLGRVEAVNAVDVRSRVEGFLETRGFEEGQMVREGQELFHIESAGYEASLSAAQASLAGAQADLRDAEGRFQRSQELRRTQATSQAVLEENQAARDRARAGVLSAEASLRQAELNLGYTSIRAPFAGRIGHSAFAVGSLVAPSSGPLARIVQTDPIRVVFSVSDQSLLDFRTGPAAGRAEGGFVPSLVLSSGHVYAHPGEIEFIGNEFDPRTGTIPVRARFPNPEGLLVPGQFVTLAVRPAEARRRPVVRLGAVQLDREGRFVLLVDEQDRVVLRRIRVGAQIGQNWVVEDGLRGGERVIVQGFQNARPGAPVRAVPATEGPAGPGAARMPAGAARP, from the coding sequence ATGCACGCCATCTTCTCGTTGCGGTTCCGGAGGCTGCTTCCGGCCGTCCTGGCGGCCCTGCTCGCGGCGCCCCTCCGCGCGAACGCCCAGGCCCCAACCCCGGCCCAGGCGCCGGCCGTCGTCGTCCTGCCCGTGGCGCTTGAGGCGGTTGCCCCGGGCACCGAGTTCCTCGGGCGGGTGGAGGCCGTCAACGCGGTCGACGTCCGCTCCCGCGTCGAAGGCTTCCTGGAGACGCGGGGCTTCGAGGAGGGGCAGATGGTCCGGGAGGGCCAGGAACTCTTCCACATCGAGAGCGCGGGCTACGAGGCGTCGCTATCCGCCGCCCAGGCCAGCCTGGCGGGCGCCCAGGCCGACCTCCGCGACGCCGAGGGCCGCTTCCAGCGCAGCCAGGAGCTGCGCCGGACCCAGGCCACATCCCAGGCCGTGCTGGAGGAGAACCAGGCCGCGCGCGACCGCGCCCGGGCCGGCGTCCTGTCGGCCGAGGCCAGCCTGCGGCAGGCCGAGCTGAACCTCGGCTACACCAGCATCCGGGCGCCCTTCGCAGGCCGGATCGGCCATTCGGCCTTCGCGGTGGGCAGCCTCGTGGCACCCTCCTCGGGGCCGCTCGCCCGCATCGTCCAGACCGATCCGATCCGTGTTGTCTTCTCGGTGAGCGACCAGAGCCTCCTCGACTTCCGCACCGGGCCGGCGGCGGGGCGGGCGGAGGGGGGCTTCGTCCCGAGCCTCGTGCTCTCCTCCGGCCATGTCTACGCCCATCCCGGCGAGATCGAGTTCATCGGCAACGAGTTCGATCCCCGCACCGGCACCATCCCCGTGCGCGCGCGCTTCCCGAATCCGGAGGGACTGTTGGTGCCCGGCCAGTTCGTCACGCTGGCGGTGCGTCCGGCCGAGGCGCGGCGCCGCCCGGTCGTCCGGCTTGGCGCGGTCCAGCTCGACCGCGAGGGCCGCTTCGTCCTGCTGGTGGACGAGCAGGACCGGGTCGTGCTGCGCCGTATCCGCGTCGGTGCCCAGATCGGCCAGAACTGGGTCGTCGAGGACGGGCTGCGGGGCGGCGAGCGGGTGATCGTCCAAGGCTTCCAGAACGCGCGGCCGGGCGCCCCGGTCCGCGCCGTGCCGGCCACGGAGGGCCCGGCCGGCCCCGGCGCGGCCCGGATGCCCGCCGGTGCCGCGCGCCCATGA